In Desulfovibrio sp. 86, the following proteins share a genomic window:
- the mdcG gene encoding malonate decarboxylase holo-[acyl-carrier-protein] synthase: MQQYERHTLLDINFEGRMRIFTEAVAKGYGRDACLEMLLPEMQKPGKDSVARDKRFLAIPGIVRREDTAPRPGEIAVGFTSEASGAMGRLRLPGFVLPDAVLRSRTPVDVLQQALGSASFSRTPALQALEAVVTCGLRGTRIGVWGSTGLELATGYKYTHKASDLDVQLQPEVGLSPDLLEEWHALMLTVENRFEIRIDAEIQLKSGYGVSLKECCKKTKTVLGKGLDDVRLLSRDDIFTG, encoded by the coding sequence ATGCAGCAATACGAACGCCATACCCTGTTGGATATTAACTTTGAAGGAAGGATGCGGATTTTTACCGAGGCGGTGGCAAAAGGTTATGGCCGAGATGCCTGCTTGGAAATGCTATTGCCGGAGATGCAGAAGCCGGGGAAGGACAGCGTTGCCAGAGACAAAAGGTTTCTTGCCATTCCCGGAATTGTCAGACGCGAAGATACTGCCCCACGCCCGGGGGAAATCGCGGTGGGTTTTACCTCTGAGGCCTCGGGTGCCATGGGGCGCTTGCGCCTGCCTGGCTTTGTCCTGCCGGACGCGGTGCTGCGCTCGCGAACGCCTGTGGACGTTCTGCAACAAGCCCTTGGCTCTGCTTCTTTTTCCAGGACTCCAGCCCTTCAGGCTCTGGAGGCCGTAGTCACTTGCGGACTGCGGGGAACACGTATTGGAGTTTGGGGTTCAACAGGGTTGGAGCTTGCAACTGGCTACAAGTACACGCACAAGGCGTCGGATCTTGACGTGCAATTGCAACCCGAAGTGGGCTTGAGCCCCGATCTGCTGGAAGAGTGGCACGCATTGATGCTTACTGTAGAAAACAGGTTTGAGATCAGGATTGATGCAGAAATTCAGCTTAAAAGCGGATATGGCGTTTCATTAAAAGAGTGCTGCAAAAAAACAAAAACAGTACTTGGAAAAGGCCTGGATGACGTCAGACTGCTTTCAAGGGATGATATTTTTACAGGATAA
- a CDS encoding LysR family transcriptional regulator, with product MQLKSIQCFMAVSELLNFHSAAEQLGMSQPALTAQIQALEECLGVQLFVRNRQKTELTYAGNIFRKETADLLHIVDSAIARARATAHGLAGYLRIGFISTAVAAGVLSPLISEFRQLKPDIELNLQSMSTESQLEALHDGRIDIAIVRLPLKNINHFEITPLYFEQLILLLPKAHPLSSRSYIDLSELSEVPFILNARHRATGYYDFIQKMLSNSGVILNIQQEVEEMYTLCSLVSSGLGVAVAPCSVKCYRLPGIEFKKLPELPRVGIALVTRKNETLEYVQLFSAIAKERKNISHD from the coding sequence ATGCAGTTAAAGTCAATACAATGTTTTATGGCGGTGTCCGAGTTGCTCAATTTTCACAGTGCCGCCGAACAGCTTGGCATGAGCCAGCCCGCACTTACGGCTCAGATACAGGCTCTTGAGGAGTGCCTTGGCGTCCAACTGTTTGTGAGAAACAGGCAAAAAACAGAACTTACCTATGCAGGAAATATTTTTCGCAAAGAAACTGCGGATCTGTTGCATATAGTTGACAGCGCCATTGCTCGAGCTCGAGCGACCGCGCACGGCCTGGCCGGATATTTACGGATTGGATTCATATCAACAGCTGTGGCGGCAGGTGTTCTCTCACCATTGATTTCTGAATTCCGCCAGTTGAAGCCGGACATCGAGTTGAACCTGCAAAGCATGTCCACAGAGTCTCAACTGGAAGCATTGCATGATGGAAGAATTGATATCGCCATTGTGCGCCTTCCATTAAAAAATATTAATCACTTTGAAATCACGCCACTGTATTTTGAGCAACTCATTCTGCTATTGCCCAAAGCGCATCCTCTCTCATCAAGATCGTATATAGATTTATCTGAACTTTCTGAGGTTCCTTTTATCCTCAATGCTCGCCATCGGGCCACAGGGTATTATGATTTTATTCAAAAAATGCTTTCCAACTCTGGCGTCATATTAAATATACAGCAAGAAGTCGAAGAAATGTACACTCTGTGCTCGCTGGTTTCATCTGGTTTGGGGGTGGCTGTGGCTCCATGCTCTGTAAAATGCTACCGTTTGCCAGGAATTGAGTTTAAAAAATTGCCCGAACTGCCAAGGGTGGGCATTGCGCTTGTGACTCGAAAGAACGAAACGCTCGAGTATGTGCAGCTGTTTTCTGCCATAGCAAAAGAGCGTAAAAATATTTCACATGATTAA
- a CDS encoding LysR family transcriptional regulator gives MEFIQIQSFLAVAELLNFSQAAKKVFLSQPAVSHQIHSLEKELGFLLFERSHKKVELTPAGKTLYRELALYGEQFEKTVSQTRLASRGEIGRVRVGFISTAAVDIVPNLIHRFSESHPHVELELCNGLTASLIRQLERQQIDVAFFRTPYASSGLLQHIVIHNEPFNVFLPANHKLCSKTTVSLHDLDKEVLVSYARNNAPGYHDFLNTNLRASGAEPANVHFANDMYTLISMVSAGVGVAIAPASLDRYGLADVQARPIRDDIAPSQIAIAFHAQLTHPAARAFIDLALSEATVRLDARHDAAALAE, from the coding sequence ATGGAATTTATCCAGATACAGAGTTTTCTCGCCGTTGCAGAACTGCTGAATTTCAGTCAGGCCGCCAAAAAAGTTTTTTTAAGCCAGCCAGCCGTGAGTCATCAAATACACTCTCTTGAAAAAGAGCTGGGATTTCTGCTGTTCGAGCGTTCGCATAAAAAGGTGGAGCTGACCCCTGCGGGAAAAACCCTGTACAGGGAGCTGGCCCTCTATGGCGAGCAGTTTGAAAAAACTGTGAGCCAGACAAGGCTGGCCTCCAGGGGAGAAATTGGCAGGGTGCGTGTAGGCTTTATATCTACAGCTGCAGTGGATATCGTGCCAAACCTGATCCATCGTTTTAGTGAAAGTCATCCGCATGTAGAGTTGGAGCTTTGTAATGGGCTGACTGCCAGCCTGATAAGGCAGCTTGAACGTCAGCAAATAGATGTGGCTTTTTTTCGAACACCATATGCTTCTTCCGGTCTGTTGCAGCATATTGTCATTCACAACGAACCGTTCAATGTGTTTCTGCCTGCCAATCACAAGCTTTGCTCCAAGACGACAGTGTCATTGCACGATCTGGATAAAGAAGTGCTGGTCTCGTACGCGCGTAACAACGCGCCTGGATACCACGACTTTCTAAATACAAATCTTCGAGCATCGGGGGCGGAACCAGCCAATGTGCATTTTGCAAACGACATGTACACCCTCATTTCAATGGTTTCTGCCGGAGTAGGTGTGGCCATAGCGCCTGCATCCCTCGACCGCTATGGACTCGCGGACGTTCAGGCGCGGCCCATCAGGGACGACATTGCCCCATCACAAATAGCGATAGCTTTTCACGCACAACTGACGCACCCGGCTGCAAGGGCTTTTATCGATCTGGCACTGTCTGAGGCCACTGTGCGCCTGGACGCGCGTCATGATGCTGCCGCTCTTGCTGAGTAA
- a CDS encoding L-lactate permease, which translates to MIWAQAYDPLEKMLGTTGYLLSALIAGIPLYILFYMLAVKRVAGHKAAFFGTIAAVILAIAVWRMPTVLAINATVKGACFGLFPIVWIIVTAVWIYNMTVESGEFEIIKNSLASMTDDRRLQAIFIAFAFGSFIEGTAGFGTPVAITAAMLVGLGFNPLYAAGICLIANTAPVAFGAIGVPILVAGAASGLPNANGEAVHHISQIVGRQLPFLSVIVPCWVSITMCGFKRTLEVLPALIVAGVCFAGTQFWTSNHLGPYLPDILSAMVTIVALILLLRVWKPKSIFHFPDEEVATSTVKASYTPGEMIRAWMPYMILAAFVTIWGLPAFKDAMKPLEQWALGIPWPGMNGVIEKMPPLVNATSPYAATFNFNFITSGGTAIFLAGIISAFVMPAYSARRGIACFVRTAYQLRFPIATIAMILGLAEIMNASGMSGTLGLAFTMTGALYPFFAPLLGWLGVFLTGSDTSSNALFANLQATTAHQVGVDPYLTVASNSSGGVTGKMISPQSIAVATSATGMVGQEGNLFRFTVFHSLAMTLVVCLLTLLQAYPLKWMLP; encoded by the coding sequence ATGATCTGGGCGCAGGCTTACGATCCATTGGAAAAGATGCTGGGGACTACTGGTTATCTTTTATCCGCCTTGATTGCAGGCATTCCCTTGTACATTCTTTTTTACATGCTGGCTGTAAAGCGTGTAGCGGGGCACAAGGCCGCTTTTTTCGGAACGATTGCCGCAGTTATTCTGGCGATTGCTGTTTGGCGCATGCCCACTGTATTGGCCATCAACGCTACGGTCAAAGGCGCTTGCTTCGGCCTCTTTCCCATTGTCTGGATTATCGTCACCGCTGTATGGATTTACAATATGACAGTGGAATCCGGCGAATTTGAGATCATTAAAAACTCTCTGGCCAGCATGACAGATGATCGACGCCTGCAGGCAATTTTTATCGCCTTTGCCTTTGGTTCCTTCATCGAAGGCACCGCTGGTTTCGGCACGCCTGTGGCCATCACCGCCGCCATGCTGGTGGGACTCGGCTTTAATCCTCTATACGCTGCGGGCATCTGCCTTATCGCAAACACGGCGCCTGTAGCCTTTGGCGCCATCGGCGTGCCTATTCTTGTTGCAGGCGCCGCTTCCGGTTTGCCCAACGCCAATGGCGAGGCCGTGCACCATATCAGTCAGATCGTGGGCCGTCAGCTGCCCTTCCTGTCCGTGATAGTGCCCTGCTGGGTTTCCATTACCATGTGCGGCTTCAAACGCACCCTTGAGGTGTTGCCCGCCCTGATAGTTGCTGGCGTGTGCTTTGCCGGCACACAGTTCTGGACCTCGAACCACCTTGGCCCCTACCTGCCAGACATCCTGTCGGCAATGGTGACCATTGTTGCCCTTATTCTTCTGTTGCGCGTGTGGAAGCCCAAAAGCATCTTTCATTTCCCTGATGAAGAGGTCGCAACCAGCACGGTTAAAGCCAGTTATACCCCTGGCGAAATGATACGGGCATGGATGCCCTACATGATTCTGGCCGCCTTCGTCACCATATGGGGGCTGCCCGCCTTCAAGGATGCAATGAAACCTCTGGAGCAATGGGCTTTGGGCATTCCGTGGCCCGGCATGAACGGCGTCATTGAAAAAATGCCCCCGCTTGTCAACGCTACCTCGCCATATGCCGCTACGTTTAACTTCAATTTTATCACTTCTGGCGGCACGGCCATCTTTCTTGCCGGCATTATCTCCGCCTTTGTGATGCCAGCATATTCCGCTCGCAGGGGAATCGCGTGTTTTGTTCGCACCGCTTATCAACTGCGCTTTCCTATTGCGACCATCGCCATGATTTTGGGCCTGGCCGAAATCATGAACGCCTCGGGCATGAGCGGAACTCTGGGTCTGGCCTTCACCATGACTGGCGCCCTGTATCCATTCTTTGCCCCTCTCCTGGGCTGGTTGGGCGTTTTTCTGACTGGTTCGGACACCTCGTCCAACGCCCTGTTTGCCAACCTGCAGGCCACAACGGCCCATCAGGTCGGCGTTGACCCATATTTGACGGTTGCCTCCAATTCCTCAGGCGGCGTGACTGGCAAAATGATTTCGCCCCAGTCCATTGCCGTGGCGACTTCCGCAACCGGCATGGTAGGTCAGGAAGGAAACCTCTTCCGCTTCACCGTGTTCCATTCTTTGGCCATGACTCTTGTCGTGTGCCTCCTGACCTTGCTTCAGGCGTATCCGCTTAAATGGATGTTGCCCTAA
- a CDS encoding integrase core domain-containing protein, with translation MNGPTYRSWKFRDACREFGIKHKRTKPCRPQANGKAERFSRTALNEWAYAETYAHSWKRKAYLPMDAALYLFAATFGPWQKTSSFEASTAIYVRG, from the coding sequence ATAAACGGACCGACCTACAGGTCGTGGAAGTTTCGTGATGCCTGTCGTGAATTTGGGATAAAGCACAAGCGAACCAAGCCTTGCCGGCCCCAGGCCAATGGCAAGGCAGAACGCTTCAGTCGAACGGCATTGAATGAGTGGGCATACGCCGAAACGTATGCCCACTCATGGAAGAGAAAGGCTTATCTGCCGATGGACGCAGCGTTATACCTTTTTGCGGCCACATTCGGCCCTTGGCAGAAAACCTCCAGCTTCGAAGCCAGCACCGCTATTTATGTGCGCGGTTAG
- a CDS encoding NADH-quinone oxidoreductase subunit A yields MTSQELIDLVYIIVFCMGGIAFAVGPFILVYFLQPRSTRNTVGKTLQVVECGMPPIGDAWIKFSAVYYLYALMFVAFAVDILFLMPVALVYNRPGPVGDLQAFVEILIFVGILSLVIVYAWKKGVFQWQRKTYSDQ; encoded by the coding sequence GTGACCTCTCAAGAGTTGATTGACCTCGTTTATATTATTGTGTTCTGCATGGGCGGCATTGCTTTTGCCGTCGGCCCCTTTATTCTAGTGTACTTCCTCCAGCCGCGCTCCACCAGAAACACTGTTGGCAAAACACTTCAGGTGGTGGAATGCGGCATGCCGCCCATTGGTGACGCCTGGATCAAATTCAGCGCTGTCTACTATCTCTATGCACTGATGTTTGTGGCCTTTGCCGTTGACATTCTCTTTCTTATGCCTGTGGCGCTCGTATACAACCGCCCCGGCCCTGTGGGCGATTTGCAGGCATTTGTGGAGATACTCATATTTGTGGGCATTCTGTCCCTGGTCATTGTCTACGCATGGAAAAAGGGAGTGTTCCAGTGGCAACGCAAGACGTACTCGGATCAATAG